Below is a window of Myxococcus xanthus DNA.
GCCCACCCCCATCATTCGCATTGGAGCTCTTCGTGAAGCGACTTCTGTCCGTCCTCGCCCTGCCCCTGCTGCTGCTCGGAACCTCCGCGGCGGCGCAGACGACGCCCACCCTCACGTTCCACGGCAACTGGACCATCCACCAGTCGGAGGTACTGACCGAAGGAGGCCAGGTACAGGTCGTCTACAGCACCGCGCGCCTGCCGCAGTGCCGCGTCAACAACCCCGACGGCAGCCCCGCGTGGAGCATCACCGGCCACTACCGCATCAACGGCTCCGCGCCGGCCAGCTTCGATGTGGCGGGCGCGCCCGTCACCGGCAATGGACCGACGCTGGACTTGCAGGAGCAGGGCCTGTTGGAGCTTTGGTTCCTCGTGTCCAGCCCGGGCTGCGAGCACTACGACTCCAACTACGGCGGCAACTTCCAGTTCAACGTCCTGGAGGCCAGCGCCACGCCCATGGCGACGCTCGTGTTCCAGCAGGGCTGGGTGGAGCACGTGGTGGGCACGCCGCGCCAGGGCCAGCCCTTCATCGTGGACTACGACATCGCGCGCCTGCCCGAGTGCCGGCTGCTCTACAACGGCGCGCCTACCTGGGACGTGGGTGTGCGCTGGCGCTTCAACAACGGGGTGATGGGCGAGAAGAGCGTCACCACCACCAGCGGCTATACGCGCACTGGCACGCCCGTCACCATCATCCCGCCCGTCGGGGCCACCTCCGTGCAGATCTGGTTCGAGAACTGGGACCGCGGAACCTGCCGCCGCTGGGACTCCGACTACGGGGCCAACTACACGTTCACCCTGCAGCCGTAGACCGCCAGGCGGCATCACCCACGTTCCGGCCCGAATACCCTCGCACTGTGAGACGCGCCCGGACCGGAACATGGGTGCTACCCTTTGCGCATGAGTTTCTTCCAGGACCCGCCGAGGCTGGGCAATCAGTACGACGACGATGCGCTGCTCCAGAGCTACCTGGCACGCACCCTCCCCGAGGACCTGCGGCGCGCGCTGACGGATGAGTTCCGCGAGTTGGGAGAGCTGGGCGGGGATTACTTCTACCGCTTCCAGCTCCGCGACCGGCTGAACGAGCCGGAGCTGACCCAGTGGGATGCGTGGGGCCAGCGCGTCGACCACATCGAGGTGTCGCCGCTGTGGAAGGAAGCCGAGTCCCTGGCCGCGCGGCGCGGACTGGTGGCCACGGCCTACGAGCAGAAGAACGCCGAGCTCAGCCGCGTCCACCAGTTCATCCTCAACTACCTCGTGCAGGCGTCGCTGGACGTGTACTCGTGCCCGCTGGCGATGACGGACGGCGCGGCGCGCTCGTTGCTCACGCTGGGCAATACGGCGCTCATCGACCGCGCCCTGCCCCACCTGACGTCCCGGGACCCGGCCACGGCGTGGACGTCCGGTCAGTGGATGACGGAGCGCACCGGCGGCTCGGACGTGGGCCTCACGCAGACGGTGGCCCGGCAGACCCCGGAGGGCTGGCGGCTGTCTGGAACGAAGTGGTTCACCTCCGCGACGACGGCGCAGATGGCGCTCACGCTGGCGCGTCCGGAAGGCAACGGCCCCGGCGGCAAGGGCCTGGCCCTGTTCTACGTGGAGACACGGGACGCGGCCGGAAGACTCAATGGCATCCAGATCAACCGGCTCAAAGACAAACTCGGAACGCGCAAGGTGCCCACGGCGGAGCTGACCTTGGATGGCGCGCTGGCCATTCCCGTGGCGGGGCTGACGGATGGCATCCGGAACATGGCGTGGATGCTGAATGTGACACGCACCTGGAACGCGGTGGGCTCCGCATGGGCCATGCGCCGGGCGCTGGCCCTGGCCCGGGACTACGCCCAGCGGCGGGTGCAGTTCGGCGCGAAGCTGGCGGACAAGCCGCTGCACATGGACACCCTGGCGGGGCTGGAGGCGGAGTTTCAAGCGGGGTTCCTGCTGGCCTTCCGCGCCGTGGAGCTGCTGGGCCGCATGGAGGCGAAGGCGGCCACCGAGCAGGAGCTGCTCCTGCAGCGGCTGGTGACGCCCCTGGCGAAGCTGACCACCGGCCGGCAGGTGGTGCACGTCACCTCCGAAGTCACGGAGGCCTTCGGCGGCGCGGGCTACGTGGAAGACACGGGCATTCCGCGGATCCAGGCCGACGCCCAGGTGCTGTCCATCTGGGAAGGCACCACGAACGTCCTCTCCCTGGACACCCTGCGCGCCCTGGCGAAGGAAGGCGCGTTGGAGGCGTTCTTCCACGAGGTGGAGGGCCGTCTGGGCCAGACCCGGGACGCGGGCCTGCGGCCCTGTGTCGACGCGGCCCAGGGCGCGCTGGAGCACGCGCGGGCCTGGGTGGCCGGTGCCATGGAGGACCCCGCCACCCTGGAGGCTGGCGCCCGGCGCTTCTCGCTGACGCTGGGACGGACGCTGGAGCTGGCCTTGCTCTGCGCCCATGCGCAGTGGTGCCTGGACCATGGCCACGGCCCCCGGAGCAAGGCGGCGGCACGGCGCTTCGCCTCGCACGGCGTGGACCTCATCCAACCGGCCGCGAGCCTGGAGGATGTCCGGCTCCTGGCCTGAGGTGCCACGTCTGGCAGCGGCCCGAAACAACACGACGCACCAAGACACCCTCAATCATTTACACGCAATTCCTATCCCAGGGGCCGCCCTGCCCCTCCCTCCGGGGCGGGCACCCTTGAAGGCATACGGACGTCGGTTCGCAGACGGCGTCCCTCCCCTCAATCCGAGCCCGCACATCACCTGCCCACTCCCAAACCCGGCGCCTGTGTAACACATCACGCTTCAACGGGAGACCTGATCGGCCAAAGACATACTCGCGAAGAGATAGAAAAATCAGCTGCGAAACGCATCCACCATCTCGAATCATGCTCGACATGCACACGATGCAATGGCGAAGCTTGGACGAGATGATGGTGGGGCTCAGACCACCAGAGAACTGCTGCCTCGAGCAGCTCTCGCGGGACTCCGTCGTTCAGGTCACGGCGCTTCTGGGGAAATGGTACCCGGATATCCGGGTCGGCACGGAGAGCCGGCACCTGGAGCCCGCTTTCTATGATCAGTGTGTCTGTATCCAGGGCGAGTCTCCGGATCGCCCGGTGTATGCGATTCTGGGAAGGGATCGGGACACCCAGGAAGTCATCGGGCTGCTGACGCTGGAGAAGAACGCTCGCGGCCTGCAGTTGTCTGCCGCGATGGGGGCCGTTGAACCCTCTCAGCGAGGCCTGGGCCTGGGCCAGTTCGGCATCTCCCTGCTGGAGCAGGTGGGCCGCAACATCGGCGCCGAGGTCGTCCTCTATTACTCCACCCTGAAGATGGCCAGGGCGCAGCGCAACGCCGAGCACCGCGGCTTCAAGCTGGTGGGACTGGTGCCCGCGTTCGATGTGGACGCCATCGCGCCCAACACGGTGAAGCGCGTCTACGAGGCCATCTACGCGAAGGTGCTCGTCGGTCCGGAGAAGATCCACCTCCCCGACTGGAATGCCCTCATCCCCACCACGCGCGCGCTGTACACGCATCTCTTTGGCCAGCACCCGGCCGCCGCCATCCTGGAGAACAGGAACGGCGTCTCCATTCCTGCCTCGGCGCCGGTGCCCATCTCCGCGCCCGAGGCCCACCATGGTTGAGGTCCGCGCCTTCGAAGGCGGCGCCAAGGAAGCGTCCCAGTTCATCAACAGCGTCTGGCAGCGCACCTACGGCGCGAAGATGGGACTGACAATCTGGGACGAGCGTTTCTTCGACTGGCTGCTCTTCAGCAATCCCCTGGCGGACCGGGACTATCTGCTGGGAGCGTATTCAAAGGGCAAGCTGGTGGGGGCATTCCTGGCGGAGCCTGCGAAAATCCAGCTTGGCCAGCGGCAGGTGGATGGCACCTACGGGAGCTGGGTCAGCGTGGCGCCGGAGAGCCGGGGCCAGGGAATTGGCATCAAGCTGTCGGACACCATGCAGGCACGCCACCGCGAGCGTGGCGCCGCGCTCACCTTGAGCTGCGTGGCCGACGGCACCCTGGGCCAGGGCTTCTGGAGCCGGCGGAGCCACACGCGCTACCTCAACAACCTGGGCATGTGGCTGCACATCTTCAACACGGAGAAGGCGGTCCGTTGGTCGCTGAGCGCCGCCGAGCGCGCGTTCCTCACCTTCACGCGTCCGCTCCACCGCCGGGACTTCCTGGCGGCGCGCACCGACAACATTCGGGCCTACCAACCCCGGGACCTGCCGCAGTGCATGGCCCTGGTCCAGAAGATGATGCGGCCGGTGAACCTGGGCTACGCCTACACCTCGGAGCGCCTGGCCCACCAGCTCCAGTTCCGTGACATCCCGCACACCTTCGTCCTGGAGCGAGATGGCGTCATCCAAGGCATGGTCAACTACTACACCCTCCAGATGACGGCCCGAGGCCTCCTGACGACGGGACTGGTGGACCTGCTCGCCTTCCAGGACGGGCTGCCCTTCTCGGAGCAACGGCGGCTGCTGTGGGTGGCCATGCAGGACATGGTGGCCCAGGGGGCCGACTGCGCCGCGATGCTGCGCAGCCCGTGTACGCCCACGCACCTGATGCTGCGCTCCGGGTGGTTGCCATTCCCCGGAGGCTCCCGGGTGACGTGCCTGCTCACCACCCCCGACGTGGAGCTGCCCGCCTCGCCCCGGGTGTTCATGCACCTGCGCTGACGCAGCGCGCGAAGCTGAAGCCCTGTGGTTCAGCGCAGCCAGGAGAAGGCGCGCTCGAGCGGGGCCACACCCTCATCGAGGTAGCAGCGGCCGTGCGCGAGGAGCACCCGACGAGGCTGCCATGCCATCATCTGCTGGTAGCAGGCGCGCGCCTGCGCGGTCCGGCCCCAGGTCGTCACCCGCACCTCGCGTGGCGTCTGCCCCGGCCACATCGTCCCGCCGAGCGTCAGCAGCCATCTCAGGCGAGGCCGGAGACGCTCGGGCTCCAACGCCATGACCAGATCCGCGAGAATCAAGGTCGAGGACTCACCGTGGAAGAACACCACCTCTTCCACGAAGCGACTGCCCCGAAAGATGAGCTGGCCCAACTCCGTGGACCAGGCCGAGGGCGCGGCGTCGTCGAGGTCGGCATCGAATGGGACGTCCATCTGCTGGGAGCGCGCCCGCTCGCGAACGCCCGGAGACGCCCAGGCCGTCGCGCGCGGATAGCGTGCCTTCCAGGCCGGGATGCCCGCGTAGTGGAACCGGTTCGGAGAGACGAGATGTTCCACCGTGCCGAGTGCGTCGACCTGTTCGAACAACTCGGGCGTGGGTGCCGTGGGCGACCAGAGCCACAAGCCTCCCGTACCCAGGCGAACGATGACCATGCGCGTCGGGAACGGCAGGGAGACGGGGCCCACGCGCATCCTCGCCACCGGCCCGTCCACCCACCAGACGCCGTCCGCGACCGGCTTGAGGGTGGAAAGCGGCACATAGGGACGCACCCCATCGTTCCATTCGAGGTCGGCGGTCATCACCCAGGCAGCGTACCCCGCTGACCATGCAATGACGCCACTCGACTGGACTTCACGTTCGTCACCTTGCCGGAGCGCTCCAGGACGCCTTCTCCCACCAGGAAGAGCGCGCCATGGATGTCCTTGCGGCACCGCTCGTACACGTCCGGAGGCACCACCAGGTTCGCGATGCCCGTTTCGTCCTCCAGGGAGATGAAGCAGAGCCCCTTGGCCGTGGGTGGACGCTGGCGGCAGATGAGCATGCCTCCCACCGCCACCCTCCGCCCGTGGGCCACCTTCTTCAGTCCCTCCGCCGTCACCGCGCCTTGCTGCTTCAGCACCGGGCGCAGCAGCTCCAGTGGGTGCTTCTCCAGCGAGAGTCCCACCGTGTCGTAGTCCGCGCAGACCCGCTCCAGCACATCCATGGACGGCAGCTCCACCGCCGTTCCGTCCATGGCCATGCCGAAGAACAGGTCATCCGAGTCCAGCGGCCCCAGCGCCTGGAGTTCCCACAACGCCTGACGCCGGGAGCCACACAGCGACGACAGGGCGCCCGCCAAGGCCAACCGCGTCAGCTCGTGCCTGGGCGCCCGCGACCACCGCGCCAGGTCGCCCACGTCACGGAAGCCCTCGCGCTTCGCCGTCGCCACGCGCCGCCCCGCGGACTCGCCCAGGCCCTTCACCATCCGAAGCCCCAGCCGCAATGCAGCCCCGCCCTCCTCCAGCGTGCAGTCCCAGCTCGAGTGCCGCACGTCCACCGGCCGCACCACCACGCCATGCCGCTGCGCGTCCGCCACCAACGTGTGCGGCGCATAGAAGCCCATGGGCTGCGAGTTCAACAGCGCCGCCGTGAAGGCCGCCGGGTAGTGGCACTTCAGCCAGCTGGACGCATACGCAATCAACGCGAAGCTCGCTGAATGACTCTCCGGGAAGCCGTAGTGCGCGAAGCCCCGGAAGTTGTCGAACCACTCCTCGGCTTGTTTGCGTGTGTACCCCCGCGACACGCAGCCCTCCACGAAGCGCCCCCGGTATTGCAGCAGCATGGATTCGGCGCGCTTGTGGCTCAGCACCCGCCGCAGTCCGTCCGCCTCGCCCGCGGTGAAGCCCGCCGCCACCATGGCCAGCTTCATCGCCTGTTCCTGGAAGAGCGGCACCCCCAGCGTCTTGCCGAGAATCTCCTTCACCGCCTCGCTCGGGTACTCCACCTGCTCCTGGCCGTTCCGCCGGCGCAGGAAGGGATGCACCATGTTGCCGACGATGGGCCCCGGGCGGATGAGCGCGATCTCCACCACCAGGTCGTAGAACGTCCTCGGCCGAAGCCTGGGCAGCATGTTCATCTGTGCCCGGCTCTCAATCTGGAACACGCCCACCGTGTCCGCCTCGCACAGCATGTCGTAGACCTTCGGGTCCTCGGCCGGCACCGTCGCCAGGGACAGCTCCCGCCCGTGGTGCTCGCGAATCAGCGCGAAGCACTTCGACAGCGCCGTCAGCATGCCCAGCGCCAGCAGATCCACCTTCAGCAGCCCCACCGCGTTGATGTCGTCCTTCTCCCACTGGATGACGGTGCGGCCCGGCATCGCCGCGTTCTCCACCGGCACCAGCTCCGTCAGCGGCTCGCGTGTCATCACGAAGCCGCCCACGTGGATGGACAGGTGCCGGGGAAAGCCCTCCAGCTCCATGGCCAGCGCCAGCGTCTTCTGGACCCGGCCGTCCTCCGCGGACAGGCCCGCCTCGCGCAGCACGTCCGGCGTCACGTCGAAGCCGTTCGACGCGGACACCTTCGACAGCCGGTCCAC
It encodes the following:
- a CDS encoding DUF6209 family protein, whose translation is MKRLLSVLALPLLLLGTSAAAQTTPTLTFHGNWTIHQSEVLTEGGQVQVVYSTARLPQCRVNNPDGSPAWSITGHYRINGSAPASFDVAGAPVTGNGPTLDLQEQGLLELWFLVSSPGCEHYDSNYGGNFQFNVLEASATPMATLVFQQGWVEHVVGTPRQGQPFIVDYDIARLPECRLLYNGAPTWDVGVRWRFNNGVMGEKSVTTTSGYTRTGTPVTIIPPVGATSVQIWFENWDRGTCRRWDSDYGANYTFTLQP
- a CDS encoding acyl-CoA dehydrogenase family protein, whose protein sequence is MSFFQDPPRLGNQYDDDALLQSYLARTLPEDLRRALTDEFRELGELGGDYFYRFQLRDRLNEPELTQWDAWGQRVDHIEVSPLWKEAESLAARRGLVATAYEQKNAELSRVHQFILNYLVQASLDVYSCPLAMTDGAARSLLTLGNTALIDRALPHLTSRDPATAWTSGQWMTERTGGSDVGLTQTVARQTPEGWRLSGTKWFTSATTAQMALTLARPEGNGPGGKGLALFYVETRDAAGRLNGIQINRLKDKLGTRKVPTAELTLDGALAIPVAGLTDGIRNMAWMLNVTRTWNAVGSAWAMRRALALARDYAQRRVQFGAKLADKPLHMDTLAGLEAEFQAGFLLAFRAVELLGRMEAKAATEQELLLQRLVTPLAKLTTGRQVVHVTSEVTEAFGGAGYVEDTGIPRIQADAQVLSIWEGTTNVLSLDTLRALAKEGALEAFFHEVEGRLGQTRDAGLRPCVDAAQGALEHARAWVAGAMEDPATLEAGARRFSLTLGRTLELALLCAHAQWCLDHGHGPRSKAAARRFASHGVDLIQPAASLEDVRLLA
- a CDS encoding GNAT family N-acetyltransferase translates to MVEVRAFEGGAKEASQFINSVWQRTYGAKMGLTIWDERFFDWLLFSNPLADRDYLLGAYSKGKLVGAFLAEPAKIQLGQRQVDGTYGSWVSVAPESRGQGIGIKLSDTMQARHRERGAALTLSCVADGTLGQGFWSRRSHTRYLNNLGMWLHIFNTEKAVRWSLSAAERAFLTFTRPLHRRDFLAARTDNIRAYQPRDLPQCMALVQKMMRPVNLGYAYTSERLAHQLQFRDIPHTFVLERDGVIQGMVNYYTLQMTARGLLTTGLVDLLAFQDGLPFSEQRRLLWVAMQDMVAQGADCAAMLRSPCTPTHLMLRSGWLPFPGGSRVTCLLTTPDVELPASPRVFMHLR
- a CDS encoding DUF4336 domain-containing protein, coding for MTADLEWNDGVRPYVPLSTLKPVADGVWWVDGPVARMRVGPVSLPFPTRMVIVRLGTGGLWLWSPTAPTPELFEQVDALGTVEHLVSPNRFHYAGIPAWKARYPRATAWASPGVRERARSQQMDVPFDADLDDAAPSAWSTELGQLIFRGSRFVEEVVFFHGESSTLILADLVMALEPERLRPRLRWLLTLGGTMWPGQTPREVRVTTWGRTAQARACYQQMMAWQPRRVLLAHGRCYLDEGVAPLERAFSWLR
- a CDS encoding error-prone DNA polymerase, producing MDYAELVCRSNFSFLRGASHPEELVATAARLGLGALALTDADGLYGVVKAHLAAKEHGVRLILGAELTLEDGPPVVVYAADGTGYSNLCALVSQSRMTHPKGEAGLPWRAVADRSAGLLALLPAPAPFEQVVSLAEAFPERFHVGICRTLSAGDAEREARAERLALELGVPLVAHNDVHTHHRRRQALQDVLVSIRHGTSVDRAGTRLLPNAERTLKSPRDMARLFADRPEALARAAELASRCHASLDDLHYRFPEEGLPEGRTADAHLRVLTYEGLRFRYPEGVPPAVVKQIEHELKLIAALDFAGYFLALWDIVRFARARGILCQGRGSAANSAVCYALQITAIDPVRMGLLFERFLSMERKEPPDIDVDFEHERREEVLQYVYEKHGRRHAGMVCEVICYRGRLALRETGKALGLSLDQVDRLSKVSASNGFDVTPDVLREAGLSAEDGRVQKTLALAMELEGFPRHLSIHVGGFVMTREPLTELVPVENAAMPGRTVIQWEKDDINAVGLLKVDLLALGMLTALSKCFALIREHHGRELSLATVPAEDPKVYDMLCEADTVGVFQIESRAQMNMLPRLRPRTFYDLVVEIALIRPGPIVGNMVHPFLRRRNGQEQVEYPSEAVKEILGKTLGVPLFQEQAMKLAMVAAGFTAGEADGLRRVLSHKRAESMLLQYRGRFVEGCVSRGYTRKQAEEWFDNFRGFAHYGFPESHSASFALIAYASSWLKCHYPAAFTAALLNSQPMGFYAPHTLVADAQRHGVVVRPVDVRHSSWDCTLEEGGAALRLGLRMVKGLGESAGRRVATAKREGFRDVGDLARWSRAPRHELTRLALAGALSSLCGSRRQALWELQALGPLDSDDLFFGMAMDGTAVELPSMDVLERVCADYDTVGLSLEKHPLELLRPVLKQQGAVTAEGLKKVAHGRRVAVGGMLICRQRPPTAKGLCFISLEDETGIANLVVPPDVYERCRKDIHGALFLVGEGVLERSGKVTNVKSSRVASLHGQRGTLPG